Proteins encoded in a region of the Streptomyces sp. NBC_00513 genome:
- a CDS encoding APC family permease, with protein sequence MAQDGTAGGPASDIPEAGLKANAIGFLDALVIGLNSTSPAYSLAAVIGPIVALAGIYAPGVMLASFVPMLLIAAAFYYLNKVDQDCGTTFSWVTRAMGPWAGWLGGWAIAMTGVLVIGSLADVAVHFGLLAAGLDDWATDPVIRQTLTVVVILAMTAVCVIGTEMSARLQDVLIIAQVFFLLTFAVVALYRVYAGTSTLDSIKPSIDWLNPFGAGGAALTGGLLLGVFIYWGWESAVNLTEEVENSATAPGKAGIWSTVVLLVTYLSVGFAVVAYAGTAFLAENAGEEEAVFAVLAHEVMGGLDWVVLLAVCTSALASTQTTIIPASRTALSMARRHALPPGLAHIHPRFRTPDVSTWWVAGIAIAWYLVVNQISENALLDSLTALSLLIAFYYALTGLACVIYYRRHLTESLHNFLLIGLGPLVGAALLSWLLVESVGDMANPANSAGGVSWFGLGPPLVIGIGIAVVGVLVMCFWRLRDGRFWQERRGVADPALVHAEQH encoded by the coding sequence ATGGCCCAGGACGGCACGGCCGGCGGACCGGCGAGCGACATCCCGGAGGCGGGGCTCAAAGCCAACGCGATCGGCTTCCTCGACGCGCTCGTCATCGGCCTCAACTCCACCTCGCCCGCCTACTCGCTGGCCGCCGTCATCGGGCCGATCGTGGCACTGGCGGGGATCTACGCACCCGGCGTGATGCTGGCGTCCTTCGTCCCCATGCTGCTGATCGCCGCCGCCTTCTACTACCTCAACAAGGTCGACCAGGACTGCGGGACCACCTTCTCGTGGGTCACCCGGGCCATGGGCCCGTGGGCCGGCTGGCTGGGCGGCTGGGCGATCGCCATGACCGGCGTGCTGGTCATCGGCTCCCTCGCCGACGTGGCCGTCCACTTCGGTCTGCTCGCCGCCGGCCTCGACGACTGGGCGACCGACCCCGTGATCCGACAGACCCTCACCGTCGTGGTGATCCTCGCCATGACGGCCGTCTGCGTCATCGGAACGGAGATGTCGGCGCGCCTCCAGGACGTGCTCATCATCGCCCAGGTCTTCTTCCTGCTGACCTTCGCGGTGGTCGCCCTCTACCGCGTCTACGCCGGCACCAGCACCCTCGACTCGATCAAACCGAGCATCGACTGGCTCAACCCGTTCGGCGCCGGCGGCGCCGCCCTCACCGGCGGACTGCTGCTCGGCGTCTTCATCTACTGGGGTTGGGAATCCGCGGTGAACCTCACCGAGGAGGTCGAGAACTCCGCCACCGCGCCCGGCAAGGCGGGCATCTGGTCCACCGTGGTGCTGCTGGTGACCTACCTGTCCGTGGGCTTCGCCGTCGTCGCCTACGCCGGAACCGCCTTCCTCGCCGAGAACGCGGGCGAGGAGGAGGCCGTCTTCGCGGTCCTCGCCCACGAGGTCATGGGCGGCCTGGACTGGGTGGTCCTCCTCGCCGTCTGCACCTCGGCCCTCGCCTCCACCCAGACCACGATCATCCCCGCCTCCCGCACCGCCCTGTCCATGGCCCGCCGCCACGCACTGCCTCCGGGGCTCGCCCACATCCACCCGCGGTTCCGCACCCCGGACGTCAGCACCTGGTGGGTCGCCGGCATCGCCATCGCCTGGTACCTCGTCGTCAACCAGATCAGCGAGAACGCCCTGCTCGACTCCCTCACGGCGCTGTCCCTGCTCATCGCCTTCTACTACGCGCTCACCGGCCTGGCCTGCGTGATCTACTACCGGCGCCACCTGACGGAGAGCCTGCACAACTTCCTGCTCATCGGTCTGGGCCCGCTGGTCGGCGCCGCACTGCTGTCCTGGCTGCTCGTGGAGTCGGTCGGCGACATGGCGAACCCGGCCAACTCGGCCGGCGGCGTCTCCTGGTTCGGACTGGGACCGCCGCTGGTCATCGGGATCGGGATCGCCGTCGTCGGCGTCCTCGTCATGTGCTTCTGGCGGCTCCGGGACGGCCGGTTCTGGCAGGAGCGACGCGGCGTCGCCGACCCCGCGCTCGTCCACGCCGAACAGCACTGA
- a CDS encoding universal stress protein translates to MSVVLGYDESPGAERALRVALEVAAAFGEPLVLVYGANAPGATGEEYRAHREAVRQAGRSALAHAVEAADEAGVPSTVEVVDDKPAQALLDAAERHRARVIIVGTWGDSPIRGALLGSTPHKLLHLSPVPVLCVPTEP, encoded by the coding sequence ATGTCCGTGGTCCTCGGGTACGACGAATCACCCGGCGCCGAACGCGCCCTGCGGGTGGCCCTGGAGGTGGCCGCCGCCTTCGGCGAACCCCTGGTGCTGGTCTACGGGGCGAACGCGCCCGGCGCCACCGGGGAGGAGTACCGGGCCCACCGCGAAGCCGTCCGCCAGGCGGGCCGCAGCGCCCTCGCGCACGCCGTGGAGGCCGCCGACGAGGCCGGAGTCCCCTCGACGGTGGAGGTCGTCGACGACAAACCCGCCCAGGCCCTGCTCGACGCGGCCGAACGCCACCGGGCCCGGGTGATCATCGTCGGCACCTGGGGGGACAGCCCGATCCGCGGCGCCCTGCTCGGCTCCACCCCGCACAAGCTGCTGCACCTGTCGCCGGTCCCCGTGCTGTGTGTCCCGACGGAGCCGTGA
- a CDS encoding FAD-binding oxidoreductase: MISRRTLMRAGAATGAAGLLASGTAFGTAALASDRGAPFARLRERLTGRLVLPQDPTYDLAKQLQMARYDAIRPQAVAYCANSADVAHCVRFAQDHGLHAAVRSGGHSQAGYSTTTGLVIDVSRLSSIRPGRDTVRLGPGSQGVDILNTLAPLGIQLGSGTCPTVAIGGWVQGGGLGLTARAFGMGSDRLVSARVVLADGSVVDTSAAEHPDLYWALRGGGGGNFGVVTDLELRPVDAPSMTVYTLTYDGAHAADVLLAWQDWMADAPRELASELFVILPADSPEGTAPTVVVSGAHVGALAAADRHLDRLIASAGRPTTSREAAQLPYQQAMMKVYGCADATVEECHRIGYSPRATLPRESYATYRNVYFDRRWTPATAQAALAVLQSDPRPGQFRFLGLFSYGGRINEVAPGATAFVHRDVLFEAGFQVGLPVGDPAAQDRERAQAWVDGGYATLYPRSSRRSYQNYMDPALTNWREAYYGRNYARLRSVKRAYDPHRFFRFAQAVD, translated from the coding sequence ATGATCAGCAGACGCACACTCATGAGAGCCGGCGCCGCGACCGGGGCCGCCGGCCTCCTCGCCTCCGGCACCGCCTTCGGGACCGCGGCCCTCGCCAGCGACCGCGGCGCCCCGTTCGCCCGCCTGCGCGAACGGCTGACCGGCCGACTGGTCCTGCCCCAGGACCCCACGTACGACCTGGCCAAACAGCTCCAGATGGCCCGCTACGACGCGATCCGCCCCCAGGCCGTCGCCTACTGTGCCAACAGCGCCGACGTGGCCCACTGCGTCCGCTTCGCACAGGACCACGGGCTCCACGCCGCCGTCCGCAGCGGCGGCCACAGCCAGGCCGGCTACTCGACCACCACCGGACTCGTCATCGACGTCTCCCGGCTGAGCAGCATCCGTCCCGGCCGCGACACCGTCCGCCTCGGCCCCGGCAGCCAGGGCGTCGACATCCTCAACACCCTGGCCCCCCTCGGCATCCAGCTCGGCTCCGGCACCTGCCCCACCGTGGCGATCGGGGGCTGGGTGCAGGGCGGCGGCCTCGGACTGACGGCGCGCGCCTTCGGCATGGGCAGCGACCGGCTCGTCTCCGCGCGCGTCGTCCTCGCCGACGGCTCGGTGGTCGACACCTCCGCCGCCGAGCACCCGGACCTGTACTGGGCCCTGCGCGGCGGCGGCGGAGGCAACTTCGGGGTGGTCACCGACCTGGAACTGCGCCCCGTCGACGCGCCCTCGATGACCGTCTACACCCTCACCTACGACGGGGCCCACGCCGCCGACGTCCTGCTCGCCTGGCAGGACTGGATGGCCGACGCGCCGCGCGAACTCGCCTCCGAGCTGTTCGTCATCCTCCCCGCGGACTCACCCGAGGGCACCGCCCCCACCGTCGTCGTCTCCGGCGCCCACGTCGGCGCCCTGGCCGCCGCGGACCGACACCTCGACCGGCTGATCGCCTCGGCGGGCCGCCCGACCACGAGCCGCGAGGCCGCTCAGCTCCCGTACCAGCAGGCCATGATGAAGGTGTACGGCTGCGCCGACGCCACCGTCGAGGAGTGCCACCGGATCGGCTACTCCCCGAGGGCCACGCTGCCCCGGGAGAGCTACGCCACCTACCGCAACGTGTACTTCGACCGGCGCTGGACCCCGGCGACCGCCCAGGCCGCCCTCGCCGTCCTCCAGAGCGATCCGCGGCCGGGCCAGTTCCGCTTCCTGGGCCTGTTCTCGTACGGCGGCCGGATCAACGAGGTCGCCCCCGGCGCCACCGCGTTCGTCCACCGCGACGTGCTCTTCGAGGCGGGCTTCCAGGTCGGCCTCCCCGTCGGCGACCCCGCCGCGCAGGACCGCGAACGCGCCCAGGCCTGGGTCGACGGCGGCTACGCCACGCTGTACCCGCGCTCCAGCCGCCGTTCGTACCAGAACTACATGGACCCGGCGCTCACGAACTGGCGGGAGGCCTACTACGGCCGCAACTACGCCCGGCTGCGGAGCGTCAAGCGCGCCTACGACCCGCACCGCTTCTTCCGCTTCGCCCAGGCCGTCGACTGA
- a CDS encoding LysR family transcriptional regulator has translation MQLELRHLQAVCEIAEAGSLGGAARRLGISQPALSAQLRRIERVTGGELFVRGRHGVEPTPLGQFVLAKARRVLNEMDALGADTRAMSTDDPLRLGCIMLVLLDGLLARTDLALSGREITVDLEDSVTALVRMLGAGRYDVIVYGEVNDHVVPLPGGVLARTLVPREPFCIRMSARHPLARREDLELAELADEQWMTLVEDDDGGPEALIEACAKAGFVPSLRYRIIDRKMRHDLIAAGRAIALSQPTAPVVDGTVMRPLVGTPITGRIRLAWNRSSVSALQADVLYRAAAGSYLANIDNHPFHRAWWDAHPEVHPALD, from the coding sequence ATGCAGTTGGAGTTGAGACATCTGCAAGCCGTCTGCGAGATCGCGGAGGCCGGCAGCCTGGGGGGCGCGGCGCGGCGGCTGGGCATCTCACAGCCGGCGCTCTCGGCCCAGTTGCGCAGGATCGAACGGGTCACCGGCGGCGAACTCTTCGTCCGGGGCCGACACGGCGTGGAACCGACCCCGCTGGGCCAGTTCGTGCTGGCCAAGGCACGCCGCGTCCTCAACGAGATGGACGCGCTCGGCGCCGACACCCGGGCCATGTCGACCGACGATCCGCTGCGGCTCGGCTGCATCATGCTCGTCCTGCTCGACGGCCTGCTCGCGCGCACCGATCTGGCCCTGTCCGGGCGGGAGATCACCGTGGACCTGGAGGACTCGGTGACGGCCCTGGTGCGCATGCTGGGCGCGGGCCGCTACGACGTCATCGTGTACGGCGAGGTCAACGACCACGTGGTTCCGTTGCCCGGCGGTGTCCTGGCCCGAACCCTGGTCCCCAGGGAGCCCTTCTGCATCAGGATGTCCGCCCGGCACCCGTTGGCCCGACGCGAGGACCTCGAACTGGCCGAACTGGCCGACGAGCAGTGGATGACCCTGGTGGAGGACGACGACGGCGGCCCCGAGGCGCTGATCGAGGCCTGTGCGAAGGCGGGGTTCGTCCCGTCACTGCGCTATCGGATCATCGACCGCAAGATGCGGCACGACCTGATCGCCGCGGGCCGCGCCATCGCGCTCAGTCAGCCCACGGCCCCCGTCGTGGACGGCACGGTCATGCGCCCCCTGGTCGGCACCCCGATCACCGGACGCATCCGGCTGGCCTGGAACCGCTCCTCGGTCTCCGCGCTCCAGGCGGACGTCCTGTACCGCGCGGCGGCGGGCTCGTACCTCGCCAACATCGACAACCACCCCTTCCACCGCGCCTGGTGGGACGCCCACCCGGAGGTCCACCCGGCCCTCGACTGA
- a CDS encoding M28 family peptidase: MASVAAMALTASLAGALAGTASATPQQQGQPTGSAARAVAAADAAVRSGLDTLVNSPQQQYDRRLVTPWVQDLYSVAYERSYRGLPVVGGDAVVLADGEGRVRALQSASATVIDVATTPTVAARTAEATSRAELASVDKVLDSRLVVRLKDDKPVLAWETVLSGRTKTAPSKLHVFVDARTGKIVDRHDEVVAGTGTSKWNGPSPLTIDTTASGGTYSLRDPNRTGLSCADYSTGTVFSKSSDSWGSTNATSKETGCTDLMFAAQKQWDMLGQWLGRNGVSGNGRSFPGKVGLSDLNAYWDGSSVTIGRNTANEWIAGVDVVAHEYGHAIDSNTPGGTSGQEAGLGEGTGDIFGALTEAYINEPSPYDTPDYTVGEMINLQGRGPIRNMYNPPAVNNDPACYSSAIPGTEVHAAAGPLNHWFYLLAEGTNPGGGKPNSSTCNSSTLTGVGVQNAGKIFYGGMLLKTSGMSYKKYRTATLGAAKSLDPTTCNLFNKTKAAWDAISVPAQSADPTCVPSGQNDDFSLALNPAAGTVQQGGSVTTSVSTNTTTGSAQQVTLSATGLPAGVTATFNPATVQSGQSSTLTLSANSSAAPGASTVVVKGQGPSLAHTVDYTLNVGGTQPGNDPPNISVANVQAHLTQFNTIASQNGGNRRAGSAGYTQSLAYVKGKLQAAGFTVTEQNCTSCTYPSNNLIADWPGGPADQTVMFGAHLDGVSAGPGINDNGSGSATLLENALVLAQKNPTMTKHVRFAWWTDEEQGLNGSEFYVGRLGSAERTAIKAYYNFDMVGSTNGGYFINNVNSAAAAPLKAYWTSLNLAPEENVEGQGRSDDYSFQQGGIPTSGYAAGASARKTSAQAGKWGGTANSAYDSCYHSACDTTNNISATVLDRSADGVAYAIWKQAVGGETPAQDFSLATSPAAGSANPGGSVTSTVNTTTVSGAAQTVALSVSGAPSGVSATLSPTSVQSGQSSTLSVQVGAGTAQGTYTLTVTGTGTTSHSTTYTLTVGGGGGTCTPRQVVVNGGFENGSSPWTASSGVITNQAGQTPHGGSYKAWLNGWGTSRTDSASQSLTIPAGCSVHQLSFYLHIDTDEDENVVYDTFKVSVGGQTLETLSNVNANSGYALKSYDVSRFAGQTVTLQFQGAEDQSLQTSFVVDDVTLQVS, encoded by the coding sequence ATGGCGTCCGTGGCCGCCATGGCGCTGACCGCGAGCCTCGCCGGTGCGCTGGCCGGCACCGCCTCGGCCACGCCCCAGCAGCAGGGACAACCCACCGGATCCGCCGCCCGGGCCGTCGCCGCCGCCGACGCGGCGGTCCGCAGCGGACTCGACACCCTCGTCAACTCTCCCCAACAGCAGTACGACCGGCGCCTGGTCACCCCCTGGGTGCAGGACCTGTACTCCGTCGCCTACGAACGCAGCTACCGCGGCCTGCCGGTCGTCGGTGGTGACGCGGTCGTCCTCGCCGACGGCGAGGGCCGGGTCCGCGCCCTCCAGTCGGCCTCCGCGACCGTGATCGACGTGGCGACCACCCCGACCGTCGCCGCCCGCACGGCCGAGGCCACCTCCCGCGCGGAACTCGCCTCGGTGGACAAGGTCCTCGACAGCCGGCTGGTCGTCCGACTCAAGGACGACAAGCCGGTCCTGGCCTGGGAGACCGTCCTCTCCGGCCGCACGAAGACCGCTCCGAGCAAGCTGCACGTGTTCGTGGACGCCCGCACCGGCAAGATCGTCGACCGCCACGACGAGGTCGTCGCCGGCACGGGCACCAGCAAGTGGAACGGCCCGAGCCCGCTCACGATCGACACCACCGCCTCCGGCGGCACCTACTCCCTGCGCGACCCGAACCGCACCGGCCTGAGCTGCGCCGACTACAGCACCGGCACCGTCTTCTCGAAGTCCTCCGACTCCTGGGGCAGCACCAACGCCACCTCCAAGGAGACCGGCTGTACCGACCTCATGTTCGCCGCCCAGAAGCAGTGGGACATGCTCGGTCAGTGGCTCGGCCGCAACGGCGTCAGCGGGAACGGCCGAAGCTTCCCCGGCAAGGTCGGCCTGAGCGACCTCAACGCCTACTGGGACGGCAGCTCCGTCACCATCGGCCGCAACACCGCCAACGAGTGGATCGCCGGCGTGGACGTGGTCGCCCACGAGTACGGGCACGCCATCGACTCCAACACCCCGGGCGGCACCAGCGGCCAGGAGGCCGGGCTCGGCGAGGGCACCGGTGACATCTTCGGCGCGCTCACCGAGGCGTACATCAACGAGCCGTCCCCGTACGACACCCCGGACTACACCGTCGGCGAGATGATCAACCTCCAGGGCCGCGGGCCGATCCGGAACATGTACAACCCGCCGGCCGTCAACAACGACCCGGCCTGCTACAGCTCCGCGATACCCGGCACCGAGGTGCACGCGGCGGCCGGCCCGCTCAACCACTGGTTCTACCTGCTCGCCGAGGGCACCAACCCGGGCGGCGGCAAGCCCAACAGCAGCACCTGCAACTCCAGCACCCTGACCGGCGTCGGCGTCCAGAACGCCGGCAAGATCTTCTACGGCGGCATGCTGCTCAAGACCAGCGGCATGTCCTACAAGAAGTACCGGACGGCGACCCTCGGCGCGGCCAAGTCGCTCGACCCGACCACCTGCAACCTGTTCAACAAGACCAAGGCCGCCTGGGACGCCATCAGCGTGCCCGCCCAGAGCGCCGACCCGACCTGCGTCCCGAGCGGACAGAACGACGACTTCTCGCTCGCCCTCAACCCGGCCGCGGGCACCGTCCAGCAGGGCGGCTCCGTGACCACCTCGGTGTCCACCAACACCACCACCGGATCGGCCCAGCAGGTCACCCTCAGCGCCACCGGCCTGCCGGCGGGCGTCACGGCCACCTTCAACCCGGCCACCGTGCAGTCCGGCCAGTCCTCGACACTGACCCTCTCCGCCAACTCCAGCGCGGCCCCCGGCGCCTCCACCGTCGTGGTCAAGGGCCAGGGCCCGAGCCTCGCGCACACCGTCGACTACACGCTCAACGTCGGCGGCACCCAGCCCGGCAACGACCCGCCGAACATCAGCGTCGCCAACGTCCAGGCGCACCTGACCCAGTTCAACACCATCGCCTCGCAGAACGGCGGCAACCGCCGCGCCGGCAGCGCCGGTTACACCCAGTCCCTGGCCTATGTGAAGGGCAAGCTCCAGGCCGCCGGCTTCACCGTCACCGAGCAGAACTGCACCTCCTGCACCTACCCGTCGAACAACCTGATCGCCGACTGGCCCGGCGGCCCCGCCGACCAGACCGTCATGTTCGGCGCCCACCTCGACGGCGTCTCCGCGGGCCCCGGCATCAACGACAACGGCTCCGGCTCCGCCACCCTGCTGGAGAACGCGCTGGTCCTCGCCCAGAAGAACCCCACCATGACCAAGCACGTCCGCTTCGCCTGGTGGACCGACGAGGAACAGGGCCTGAACGGCTCGGAGTTCTACGTGGGCCGGCTCGGCAGCGCCGAGCGCACCGCCATCAAGGCCTACTACAACTTCGACATGGTGGGCTCCACCAACGGCGGCTACTTCATCAACAACGTCAACTCCGCCGCGGCCGCCCCCCTCAAGGCCTACTGGACCTCGCTGAACCTCGCCCCCGAGGAGAACGTCGAGGGCCAGGGCCGCAGCGACGACTACTCCTTCCAGCAGGGCGGGATCCCCACCTCCGGCTACGCGGCCGGCGCCAGCGCCCGCAAGACCTCCGCCCAGGCCGGCAAGTGGGGCGGCACCGCGAACTCCGCGTACGACTCCTGCTACCACAGCGCCTGTGACACCACGAACAACATCAGCGCCACGGTCCTCGACCGCAGCGCCGACGGCGTCGCCTACGCGATCTGGAAGCAGGCCGTGGGCGGCGAGACCCCCGCCCAGGACTTCTCCCTCGCCACCTCCCCGGCGGCCGGCTCCGCCAACCCGGGCGGCAGCGTCACCTCCACCGTCAACACCACCACCGTCAGCGGCGCGGCCCAGACCGTCGCCCTGTCCGTCTCCGGCGCGCCCTCCGGCGTCAGCGCCACCCTCAGCCCGACCTCCGTCCAGTCCGGCCAGTCCTCGACGCTCTCCGTACAGGTCGGCGCGGGCACCGCGCAGGGCACGTACACGCTGACCGTCACCGGTACCGGCACCACCAGCCACAGCACCACCTACACCCTGACCGTCGGGGGCGGCGGCGGCACCTGCACCCCGCGCCAGGTCGTGGTCAACGGCGGCTTCGAGAACGGCTCCAGCCCCTGGACCGCCTCCTCGGGCGTCATCACCAACCAGGCCGGCCAGACCCCGCACGGCGGCTCGTACAAGGCGTGGCTGAACGGCTGGGGCACCAGCCGCACGGACAGCGCCTCGCAGTCGCTGACCATCCCGGCGGGCTGCTCGGTCCACCAGCTGTCCTTCTACCTCCACATCGACACCGACGAGGACGAGAACGTCGTCTACGACACCTTCAAGGTCTCGGTGGGCGGCCAGACGCTGGAGACGCTGTCCAACGTGAACGCGAACTCCGGCTACGCGCTGAAGAGCTACGACGTCTCCCGGTTCGCCGGCCAGACCGTCACCCTGCAGTTCCAGGGGGCCGAGGACCAGTCCCTCCAGACCTCCTTCGTGGTGGACGACGTCACCCTCCAGGTGAGCTGA
- a CDS encoding FUSC family protein, translating to MRALEELRTGTGAVPAAARRSVRVTLAACLAFYGLLYGLDRPVGATYALFAAVALAGLSRIPGTGRQRSVVIVRVLPVTCVLVVIGTFLAVRTWTAVAGMLVIGFCLAFAAAGGPRPAGAAPGLQLMYILPSFPPYAPDDLAERLGGTLVGLVLLILAERYVLPDPRVPGYRDRAADAAVEAARCAADLERRPHTLPAAEAERSKAVAETLRPSMVPEAERPAGPGVRERGLAHTGLAARTLLARLRNLPAPVAGLPARRPGLRVVRAVRESADGTAVLLREGSRPPTDSAPLWRLRAELADTPISEPGSGPRHAALLEVADAALVLRSAAELAVYGRAAGREGDPADRFWYARQSTARLWWHRIAGHTGPRSVHFQNAVRLAVALAVARTVAGIDSLPHGFWAMLAVVSLTRTTAVATRGTVRTALIGTSLGALAAGTVLALAGEATTVYQVMLPPLMLVTFIVGPVKGVGWAQAMFTLVVAMVFAQLSPVTWQLAEVRFLDVLIGSVIGIVCGVLAWPRGAHDELQRAVAELLRTAADDVEVTTRDTGAPPGPEDMRVRHALTMAETAFAQYQAERQRPAAPHQDWQAALMVGHHVLWGSRRVLDSPDGLPLGPVEAAGIREYGTWVAAGLREAADRSGAPRPPSAPPERALRRPEPATAAPVFFAAMAWLDNLTADLALLDTDPSARVAAAR from the coding sequence GTGCGAGCCCTGGAGGAACTCCGGACCGGCACCGGCGCCGTGCCGGCGGCCGCGCGCCGGTCCGTCCGGGTCACCCTCGCCGCCTGCCTCGCCTTCTACGGGCTGCTGTACGGCCTGGACCGGCCCGTCGGCGCCACTTACGCCCTCTTCGCCGCCGTCGCCCTGGCGGGCCTGTCCCGGATCCCCGGCACCGGCCGGCAGCGGTCCGTCGTCATCGTGCGGGTCCTGCCCGTGACCTGCGTGCTGGTGGTGATCGGCACCTTCCTCGCCGTGCGGACCTGGACCGCGGTCGCCGGCATGCTCGTCATCGGCTTCTGCCTGGCGTTCGCCGCCGCGGGCGGGCCCCGGCCGGCCGGGGCCGCCCCCGGCCTCCAGCTGATGTACATCCTGCCGAGCTTCCCGCCGTACGCCCCCGACGACCTCGCGGAGCGGCTGGGCGGCACCCTCGTGGGACTGGTCCTGCTGATCCTCGCCGAGCGGTACGTCCTGCCCGACCCGCGCGTCCCCGGCTACCGGGACCGGGCCGCCGACGCCGCCGTCGAGGCGGCCCGCTGCGCGGCCGACCTGGAACGCCGGCCCCACACCCTGCCCGCCGCCGAGGCCGAACGGTCCAAGGCCGTCGCCGAGACCCTGCGCCCCTCCATGGTCCCGGAGGCGGAACGGCCCGCCGGCCCCGGCGTACGGGAGCGGGGACTCGCCCACACCGGGCTCGCGGCCCGCACCCTGCTGGCCCGGCTCCGCAACCTGCCCGCGCCGGTGGCCGGGCTGCCCGCCCGAAGGCCCGGCCTGCGCGTCGTACGGGCGGTGCGGGAGTCGGCCGACGGCACCGCCGTCCTGCTGCGGGAGGGCAGCCGGCCCCCGACGGACTCCGCGCCCCTGTGGAGGCTGCGGGCCGAACTCGCCGACACCCCGATCTCGGAGCCGGGCTCCGGCCCCCGGCACGCCGCGCTGCTGGAGGTCGCCGACGCCGCGCTCGTCCTGCGCTCGGCGGCGGAACTCGCCGTGTACGGCCGGGCGGCCGGGCGGGAAGGCGACCCGGCGGACCGCTTCTGGTACGCCCGACAGAGCACGGCCCGACTGTGGTGGCACCGGATCGCCGGGCACACCGGTCCGAGGTCCGTGCACTTCCAGAACGCCGTCCGGCTCGCCGTGGCCCTCGCCGTCGCCCGCACCGTGGCCGGGATCGACTCGCTCCCGCACGGCTTCTGGGCGATGCTCGCCGTGGTCAGCCTGACCCGCACCACCGCCGTGGCCACCCGCGGCACCGTACGGACCGCCCTGATCGGCACCAGCCTCGGCGCGCTCGCCGCCGGTACCGTGCTCGCGCTCGCGGGCGAGGCGACCACCGTCTACCAGGTCATGCTGCCGCCGCTGATGCTGGTCACGTTCATCGTCGGGCCGGTGAAGGGGGTCGGCTGGGCGCAGGCGATGTTCACCCTGGTCGTCGCCATGGTCTTCGCCCAACTGTCGCCCGTGACCTGGCAGCTGGCCGAGGTCCGCTTCCTGGACGTGCTCATCGGCAGCGTGATCGGCATCGTGTGCGGCGTGTTGGCCTGGCCGCGCGGCGCCCACGACGAACTCCAGCGCGCGGTGGCCGAGTTGTTGCGGACCGCGGCGGACGACGTCGAGGTGACCACCCGTGACACGGGGGCGCCGCCCGGCCCCGAGGACATGCGGGTGCGGCACGCCCTGACCATGGCCGAGACGGCGTTCGCCCAGTACCAGGCCGAACGCCAACGGCCGGCCGCGCCCCACCAGGACTGGCAGGCCGCTCTGATGGTCGGCCACCACGTGCTCTGGGGGTCCCGGCGGGTCCTCGACAGCCCCGACGGCCTGCCGCTCGGGCCGGTCGAGGCGGCCGGGATCCGGGAGTACGGAACCTGGGTCGCGGCCGGGTTGCGGGAGGCGGCCGACCGCTCCGGCGCCCCCAGGCCCCCGTCGGCGCCGCCGGAGCGGGCCCTGCGCCGTCCCGAACCGGCCACGGCCGCGCCCGTGTTCTTCGCGGCGATGGCCTGGCTCGACAACCTCACCGCCGACCTCGCGCTCCTGGACACGGACCCGTCCGCGCGGGTCGCCGCCGCCCGCTGA